In Xanthomonas theicola, a single genomic region encodes these proteins:
- a CDS encoding histidine-type phosphatase, protein MPSMPRLTAAALLALALLLPFAAAQAATATPETLEKVLILKRHGVRSAMSSPEQLGRYSARPWPRFGVPAGHLTEHGARLEQLFGAYYRALYAPQGLFAGDACASAYYWANRTQRTIASARALASTLTPGCENVVHHVADGASDPLFDGAPALRTPAARALMRAAIAGRIGGDAAAWNAAQRDAIDTLQQLLLQCAQRPCPPQAGTGKQRLDAVAARMGDAEDGIPGVEGPAAAASGISESLLMGWADGQDFAALGWHGLDEASLLRAFAPHQAEFALRLRAPAVARMAGSPLAARVLATLLQGSDSAAHAAAIGDDARLVVLSGHDGTLTLLAGMLDLHWQLPGYQPDQTVAGGALVFERWRRTDGQRVIRLRYTAQSLAQLRQRHALTPQAPPPSAPVFIPGCSSATPGYDCPLPTLAALIDAAIDPPFLGE, encoded by the coding sequence ATGCCCTCGATGCCCCGCCTCACCGCCGCCGCGCTGCTCGCCCTGGCCCTGTTGCTGCCGTTCGCCGCCGCGCAGGCCGCGACCGCGACGCCGGAGACCCTGGAAAAAGTGCTGATCCTCAAGCGCCACGGCGTGCGCTCGGCGATGTCCAGCCCGGAACAGCTGGGCCGCTACTCGGCACGCCCATGGCCGCGCTTCGGCGTGCCGGCCGGACACCTGACCGAGCACGGTGCGCGCCTGGAGCAATTGTTCGGCGCCTATTACCGCGCGCTCTATGCGCCGCAGGGGCTGTTCGCCGGCGACGCCTGCGCCAGCGCCTACTACTGGGCCAACCGCACCCAGCGCACCATCGCCTCGGCGCGCGCGCTGGCCAGCACGCTGACGCCTGGTTGCGAGAACGTGGTGCACCACGTCGCCGACGGCGCATCGGATCCGCTGTTCGACGGCGCGCCGGCATTGCGCACGCCCGCCGCCCGCGCGCTGATGCGCGCGGCCATCGCCGGCCGCATCGGCGGCGACGCCGCCGCCTGGAACGCGGCGCAGCGCGATGCGATCGACACGCTGCAGCAACTGCTGTTGCAGTGTGCGCAGCGGCCATGTCCACCGCAGGCCGGTACCGGCAAGCAGCGCCTGGATGCGGTCGCCGCGCGGATGGGCGATGCCGAGGACGGGATTCCCGGCGTCGAAGGTCCGGCAGCGGCCGCCTCCGGCATCAGCGAAAGCCTGCTGATGGGCTGGGCCGACGGGCAGGACTTCGCGGCGCTCGGCTGGCATGGCCTGGACGAGGCCAGCCTGCTGCGCGCGTTCGCCCCGCACCAGGCCGAGTTCGCGCTGCGCCTGCGCGCGCCGGCGGTGGCGCGCATGGCCGGTTCGCCATTGGCCGCGCGCGTGCTGGCGACGCTGCTGCAAGGCAGCGACAGCGCAGCGCATGCCGCAGCGATCGGCGACGACGCGCGACTGGTGGTGCTGTCCGGACACGACGGCACGCTGACCCTGCTGGCCGGCATGCTCGATCTGCACTGGCAATTGCCCGGCTACCAGCCCGACCAGACCGTGGCCGGCGGCGCGCTGGTGTTCGAACGCTGGCGCCGCACCGATGGGCAACGCGTGATCCGCCTGCGCTACACCGCGCAGAGCCTGGCGCAACTGCGGCAACGGCATGCGCTGACGCCGCAGGCGCCGCCGCCGTCCGCGCCGGTGTTCATTCCCGGCTGCAGCAGCGCCACGCCGGGCTACGACTGTCCGCTGCCGACGCTGGCCGCGCTGATCGACGCGGCGATCGACCCACCGTTCCTGGGCGAATGA
- the cyoD gene encoding cytochrome o ubiquinol oxidase subunit IV has protein sequence MANHHSSDAHAEPSHGGGLKSYLIGFAMAVILTVIPFGMVMSGAFPKGVTVIVIAVLAAVQMLVHLIYFLHMDRSAEQRSNVHVGLFSLLIIGIVVVGSLWVMHNLNVNMMH, from the coding sequence ATGGCCAACCACCACTCCTCCGACGCACACGCCGAGCCCTCGCACGGCGGCGGCCTGAAGTCCTACCTGATCGGCTTCGCGATGGCGGTGATCCTCACCGTGATCCCGTTCGGCATGGTCATGAGCGGCGCCTTCCCGAAGGGCGTGACCGTCATCGTCATCGCGGTGCTGGCCGCGGTGCAGATGCTGGTGCACCTGATCTACTTCCTGCACATGGACCGCTCCGCCGAGCAGCGCTCCAACGTGCACGTGGGCCTGTTCTCGCTGCTGATCATCGGCATCGTGGTGGTTGGCTCGCTGTGGGTCATGCACAACCTCAACGTCAACATGATGCATTGA
- the cyoC gene encoding cytochrome o ubiquinol oxidase subunit III, with translation MSSTTLDNHHAAHADGRDDHAHPDSGGNTVFGFWVYLMSDCLIFAGLFATYAVLAGATVDGPTAKELFDLKFVLVETFLLLFSSLSFGLAMISAHKRSLGGLYGWLAVTAALGLGFLGMEIYEFHHLIHEGAGPGRSAFLSAFFTLVGTHGLHVASGLLWMAVLAIQIARNGLTPRNTTRLACLSLFWHFLDVIWIGVFTIVYLLGAL, from the coding sequence ATGTCCTCGACGACGCTCGACAACCATCACGCCGCCCACGCCGACGGCCGCGACGACCACGCGCACCCCGACAGCGGCGGCAACACCGTGTTCGGGTTCTGGGTCTACCTGATGAGCGACTGCCTCATCTTCGCCGGCCTGTTCGCGACCTATGCGGTGCTGGCCGGCGCGACGGTGGACGGCCCCACCGCCAAGGAACTGTTCGACCTCAAGTTCGTGCTGGTGGAAACCTTCCTGCTGCTGTTCAGCAGCCTGAGCTTCGGCCTGGCGATGATCTCCGCGCACAAGCGCAGCCTGGGCGGCCTGTACGGCTGGCTGGCGGTCACCGCGGCGCTGGGCCTGGGCTTCCTGGGCATGGAAATCTACGAGTTCCACCACCTGATCCACGAAGGCGCCGGTCCCGGCCGCAGTGCGTTCCTGTCCGCGTTCTTCACCCTGGTCGGCACCCACGGCCTGCACGTGGCCTCGGGCCTGCTGTGGATGGCGGTGCTGGCGATTCAGATCGCCAGGAACGGCCTGACCCCGCGCAACACCACCCGCCTGGCGTGCCTGAGCCTGTTCTGGCACTTCCTGGACGTGATCTGGATCGGCGTGTTCACCATCGTCTACCTGCTGGGAGCGCTGTAA
- the radA gene encoding DNA repair protein RadA, whose amino-acid sequence MAKAKTAYVCGECGAEYTKWQGQCAECGAWNSLSEIVLESAAAKAPAAARRGGWAGKAETPKITALKDVEHRDQARVSTGIGEFDRVLGGGLVEGAVVLIGGDPGIGKSTLLLQALAKMAGTLPVLYVTGEESLAQVAGRAVRLDLPLEGLDALAETGIEQILQHASTARPRLIVADSVQTLWTESLTAAPGSVSQVRESAARLVRYAKETGTAVFLVGHVTKEGGIAGPRVLEHMVDAVLYFEGESGSRFRLLRAFKNRFGAVNELGVFAMGEKGLKEVSNPSAIFLSGSSAHQPGSCVMVTREGTRPLMVEVQALVDASPLSNPRRVAVGLEQNRLAMLLAVLHRHGGIVVGDQDVFVNVVGGIRVQETAADLPVLLAVLSSLRDRPLAAKTIAFGEVGLSGEIRPVPNGEDRLREAATHGFKRAIVPKANAPKTAVVKGMDVIAVERLAQALEAASE is encoded by the coding sequence ATGGCGAAGGCGAAGACGGCCTATGTCTGCGGCGAGTGCGGCGCCGAATACACCAAGTGGCAGGGCCAGTGCGCCGAGTGCGGGGCGTGGAATTCGCTGAGCGAGATCGTGCTGGAAAGTGCAGCGGCCAAGGCGCCGGCCGCTGCGCGGCGCGGCGGCTGGGCCGGCAAGGCCGAGACGCCGAAGATCACCGCGCTCAAGGACGTGGAGCATCGCGACCAGGCGCGCGTGTCCACCGGCATCGGCGAGTTCGACCGGGTGCTCGGCGGCGGCCTGGTCGAAGGCGCGGTGGTGCTGATCGGCGGCGACCCCGGCATCGGCAAGTCGACGCTGTTGCTGCAGGCGCTGGCGAAGATGGCCGGCACGCTGCCGGTGCTGTACGTGACCGGCGAGGAATCGCTGGCCCAGGTCGCCGGCCGCGCGGTGCGCCTGGACCTGCCGCTGGAGGGCCTCGACGCGCTGGCCGAGACCGGCATCGAGCAGATCCTGCAGCATGCCAGCACCGCGCGCCCCAGGCTGATCGTGGCCGATTCGGTGCAGACCCTGTGGACCGAATCGCTGACCGCCGCGCCCGGTTCGGTCAGCCAGGTGCGCGAGAGCGCGGCGCGGCTGGTGCGCTACGCCAAGGAGACCGGCACCGCGGTGTTCCTGGTCGGCCACGTGACCAAGGAAGGCGGCATCGCCGGGCCGCGCGTGCTCGAGCACATGGTCGATGCGGTGCTGTATTTCGAAGGCGAGAGCGGCAGCCGCTTCCGCCTGCTGCGCGCGTTCAAGAACCGCTTCGGCGCGGTCAACGAGCTGGGCGTGTTCGCGATGGGCGAAAAAGGGCTGAAGGAAGTCTCCAACCCGTCGGCGATCTTCCTGTCCGGCAGCAGCGCGCACCAGCCCGGCAGCTGCGTGATGGTCACGCGCGAGGGCACGCGGCCGCTGATGGTGGAAGTGCAGGCGCTGGTCGATGCCTCGCCGCTGTCCAATCCGCGGCGGGTGGCGGTGGGCCTGGAGCAGAACCGGCTGGCGATGCTGCTGGCGGTGCTGCACCGGCACGGCGGCATCGTGGTCGGCGACCAGGACGTGTTCGTCAACGTGGTCGGCGGCATCCGCGTGCAGGAGACCGCGGCCGACCTGCCGGTGCTGCTGGCGGTGCTGTCCTCGCTGCGCGACCGGCCGTTGGCGGCGAAGACCATCGCCTTCGGCGAGGTCGGCCTGTCCGGCGAGATCCGCCCGGTGCCCAACGGCGAGGACCGGCTGCGCGAAGCGGCCACGCACGGCTTCAAGCGCGCCATCGTGCCCAAGGCCAATGCACCGAAGACCGCTGTGGTCAAGGGCATGGACGTGATCGCGGTGGAGCGGTTGGCGCAGGCGCTGGAAGCGGCGAGCGAGTAG
- a CDS encoding M61 family metallopeptidase, with translation MTKSTAWMAALLLAATAAFQAAAQTASPQDVPFAGTLKIDVDATDLTHRIFRVRTTIPAAPGPLTLLYPQWIPGNHSPTGPIDKLAGLVVKANGQVLPWKRDQLDVYAFKVEVPQGASEVVAEFQFLSSQGDGQGRVMMTPEMLNLQWNTTALYPAGYYARNIKAQASVTLPPGWSYATALETAARVGDTVTFKPIDFEDLVDSPMFAGKYYKRVALDAGGKAPVYLNVFADEAKSLDAKPEQIKAHAALVQQTDKLYGARHFDRYEFLLALTEKLGGIGLEHHRSSENSGPLNYFTEWDKSWDRRDLLPHEFNHSWNGKYRRGADLATPNFNVPMGDSLLWLYEGQTQFWGEVLAARSGLWTQNQARDALADVAATYQRGRPGLVWRTLQDTTNDPTMSMRRPKAYRSYQMSEDYYAGGQMLWLEADAKLRELSGGKRSIDDFAKAFFGMHDGAWDVNPYTFEDIVATLDGIAKYDWARFLRSRLDGHGPLVGGIEASGWKLVYTDQPNEAVKAYEATKKGIGLTYSLGLSLDDKGAVQDVLWDGPAFDAGIIAGNGIVAVNGREYSADTIKDAITAAKGGSAPIELLVKRGNRYDTLRIAYHGGLQYPHLERIAGTPDRLSALYKAR, from the coding sequence ATGACCAAGTCCACCGCCTGGATGGCGGCGCTGCTGCTGGCCGCCACCGCCGCCTTCCAGGCCGCGGCGCAGACTGCGTCGCCGCAGGACGTGCCGTTCGCCGGCACGCTGAAGATCGATGTCGACGCCACCGACCTGACGCACCGCATCTTCCGCGTGCGCACCACCATCCCGGCCGCGCCGGGTCCGCTGACCCTGCTGTATCCGCAGTGGATCCCCGGCAATCACTCGCCGACCGGGCCGATCGACAAGCTGGCCGGGCTGGTGGTCAAGGCCAACGGTCAGGTGCTGCCGTGGAAGCGTGACCAGTTAGACGTGTACGCGTTCAAGGTCGAGGTGCCGCAGGGCGCCAGCGAGGTCGTCGCCGAGTTCCAGTTCCTGTCCTCGCAGGGCGACGGCCAGGGCCGGGTGATGATGACCCCGGAAATGCTCAACCTGCAGTGGAACACCACCGCGTTGTACCCGGCCGGCTACTACGCGCGCAACATCAAGGCCCAGGCCAGCGTGACCCTGCCGCCGGGCTGGAGCTACGCCACCGCGCTGGAGACCGCCGCGCGGGTCGGCGACACCGTGACGTTCAAGCCGATCGACTTCGAGGACCTGGTCGATTCGCCGATGTTCGCCGGCAAGTACTACAAGCGCGTCGCGCTGGACGCCGGCGGCAAGGCGCCGGTGTACCTGAACGTGTTCGCCGACGAGGCCAAGTCGCTGGACGCCAAGCCCGAGCAGATCAAGGCGCACGCCGCGCTGGTGCAGCAGACGGACAAGCTCTACGGCGCGCGCCATTTCGACCGCTACGAGTTCCTGCTGGCGCTGACCGAGAAGCTCGGCGGCATCGGCCTGGAGCACCACCGCTCCAGCGAGAACAGCGGCCCGCTCAACTACTTCACCGAGTGGGACAAGAGCTGGGACCGGCGCGACCTGCTCCCGCACGAGTTCAACCATTCCTGGAACGGCAAGTACCGCCGCGGCGCGGACCTGGCCACGCCGAACTTCAACGTGCCGATGGGCGACAGCCTGCTGTGGCTGTACGAGGGCCAGACCCAGTTCTGGGGCGAAGTGCTGGCCGCGCGCTCGGGCCTGTGGACGCAGAACCAGGCGCGCGACGCGCTCGCCGACGTCGCCGCGACCTACCAGCGCGGCCGCCCGGGCCTGGTCTGGCGGACGTTGCAGGACACCACCAACGACCCGACCATGTCGATGCGCCGGCCCAAGGCCTATCGCAGCTACCAGATGAGCGAGGACTACTATGCCGGCGGGCAGATGCTGTGGCTGGAGGCCGATGCCAAGCTGCGCGAACTGAGCGGCGGCAAGCGCTCGATCGACGACTTCGCCAAGGCCTTCTTCGGCATGCACGACGGCGCCTGGGACGTGAACCCGTATACCTTCGAGGACATCGTCGCCACGCTCGACGGCATCGCCAAGTACGACTGGGCGAGGTTCCTGCGCAGCCGCCTCGACGGCCATGGCCCGTTGGTCGGCGGCATCGAGGCCAGCGGCTGGAAGCTGGTCTACACCGACCAGCCGAACGAGGCGGTCAAGGCCTACGAGGCGACCAAGAAGGGCATCGGCCTGACCTATTCGCTGGGCCTGAGCCTGGACGACAAGGGCGCGGTGCAGGACGTGCTGTGGGACGGCCCGGCGTTCGACGCCGGCATCATCGCCGGCAACGGCATCGTCGCGGTCAACGGCCGCGAGTACAGCGCCGACACGATCAAGGACGCGATCACCGCGGCCAAGGGCGGCAGCGCGCCGATCGAACTGCTGGTCAAGCGCGGCAACCGCTACGACACGCTGCGCATCGCTTACCACGGCGGCCTGCAGTATCCGCACCTGGAGCGCATCGCCGGCACGCCGGACCGGTTGAGCGCGCTGTACAAGGCGCGCTGA
- a CDS encoding RNA polymerase sigma factor → MTSATHSHPLADGDGRRRQLVALAQRWLGHAQDAEDLVQDAYLRTAQGPLPSTAAGRDAWLTTVLRHLCIDRLRRRGRYRALLERAAQEDAQTPTGDAEGPAQQAARAEAVAQALLHLVRTLPAGDVAMLLLAEVFDFSHAELAVLSARSESTSRQHLRRLLQRVRAALPDAPGPSARAPREDDACLLALCRHAVLHGDPAGLVATLRAARPQTLLAAALAVSATVPARAAPAPVYAQPLQQHGRLGLLIRDDDGVLIWLPLCELADAPCPA, encoded by the coding sequence GTGACATCCGCGACCCACTCCCACCCCCTGGCCGACGGCGATGGACGGCGCCGGCAGTTGGTGGCCCTGGCGCAGCGCTGGCTCGGCCATGCCCAGGACGCCGAAGACCTGGTGCAGGACGCCTATCTGCGCACCGCGCAGGGTCCGCTGCCGTCCACGGCCGCGGGCCGCGACGCCTGGTTGACGACGGTGCTGCGCCACCTGTGCATCGACCGCCTGCGCCGCCGCGGACGCTACCGTGCGTTGTTGGAGCGTGCCGCGCAGGAAGACGCGCAAACGCCGACCGGCGACGCGGAAGGGCCGGCACAGCAGGCCGCGCGTGCCGAAGCGGTCGCGCAGGCGTTACTCCACCTGGTGCGCACCCTGCCTGCGGGCGACGTGGCGATGTTGCTGCTGGCGGAAGTGTTCGACTTCAGCCATGCCGAACTGGCGGTGCTGTCGGCACGCAGCGAAAGCACCTCGCGCCAGCACCTGCGCCGTTTACTGCAGCGCGTGCGCGCGGCGCTGCCCGACGCGCCCGGGCCGAGCGCCCGCGCGCCGCGCGAGGACGACGCCTGTCTGCTGGCGCTGTGCCGCCACGCCGTGCTGCACGGCGACCCGGCCGGCCTGGTCGCCACGCTGCGCGCGGCGCGGCCGCAGACGCTGCTGGCCGCGGCCCTGGCCGTCTCCGCCACGGTACCGGCGCGCGCCGCACCCGCGCCGGTCTACGCCCAGCCCCTGCAACAGCACGGGCGACTGGGCCTGCTGATCCGCGACGACGACGGCGTGCTGATCTGGCTGCCATTGTGCGAACTCGCCGACGCGCCCTGCCCGGCCTGA
- the cyoB gene encoding cytochrome o ubiquinol oxidase subunit I: protein MLGKLTLEAVPYHEPIIMAALGGAGLLGLLVVAAITKYKQWGYLWREWLTSVDHKRIGVMYIVVALVMLLRGFADAAMMRTQQAMAHGGNEGIFPPHHYDQIFTAHGVIMIFFMAMPFMTGLLNLIVPLQIGARDVAFPFLNSLSFWLFVAGAALVNISLGVGEFAQTGWLAYPPLSGLEYSPGVGVDYYIWALQISGLGTLLTGINFFVTIMRMRTPGMTLMRMPIFTWTALITNILIIAAFPILTVALALLGADRYLGTHFFTNDGGGNAMMYVNLIWIWGHPEVYILILPAFGIFSELIATFSRKRLFGYTSMVYATSCIGVLSFIVWLHHFFTMGSGANVNAFFGITTMIISIPTGVKIFNWLFTMFRGRVRMTAPVLWTIGFMITFTIGGMTGVMLAIPAVDFVLHNSLFLIAHFHNVIIGGVVFGYLAGLTYWFPKAFGFKLNETLGKASFWCWIVGFFIAFMPLYVLGFMGMTRRMNSYNHPEWAPWLMVAAAGAAIIGIGIFLNLVQIGYSLWKRKDNLDLTGDPWDGRTLEWATSSPPPFYNFAVLPHIDDRDQFWEDKLKGKGWTRPAKYEPIHMPRNTAAGVWIGAFSVVLGFGLIWHIWWMAIIGLVGMIGSFIARTFDDDVDYWVPAEEVERIENGRFALLEQQQAAHAAKAV, encoded by the coding sequence ATGCTAGGCAAACTCACGCTCGAGGCGGTTCCGTACCACGAGCCGATCATCATGGCCGCCCTCGGCGGCGCCGGCCTGCTCGGCCTGCTGGTCGTGGCGGCGATCACCAAGTACAAGCAGTGGGGCTACCTGTGGCGCGAGTGGCTGACCTCGGTCGACCACAAGCGCATCGGCGTCATGTACATCGTGGTGGCGCTGGTCATGCTGCTGCGCGGCTTCGCCGACGCGGCGATGATGCGCACCCAGCAGGCGATGGCGCACGGCGGCAACGAAGGCATCTTCCCGCCGCACCACTACGACCAGATCTTCACCGCGCACGGCGTGATCATGATCTTCTTCATGGCCATGCCGTTCATGACCGGCCTGCTGAACCTGATCGTGCCGCTGCAGATCGGCGCGCGCGACGTGGCCTTCCCGTTCCTGAACTCGCTGAGCTTCTGGCTGTTCGTGGCCGGCGCGGCGCTGGTCAACATCTCGCTGGGCGTGGGCGAGTTCGCCCAGACCGGCTGGCTGGCGTATCCGCCGCTGTCGGGGCTGGAATACAGTCCGGGCGTCGGCGTGGACTACTACATCTGGGCCTTGCAGATCTCCGGCCTGGGCACCTTGCTGACCGGCATCAACTTCTTCGTGACCATCATGCGCATGCGCACGCCGGGCATGACCCTGATGCGCATGCCGATCTTCACCTGGACCGCGCTGATCACCAACATCCTGATCATCGCCGCGTTCCCGATCCTGACCGTGGCGCTGGCGCTGCTGGGCGCCGACCGCTACCTGGGCACGCACTTCTTCACCAACGACGGCGGCGGCAACGCCATGATGTACGTCAACCTGATCTGGATCTGGGGCCATCCGGAGGTCTACATCCTGATCCTGCCGGCGTTCGGCATCTTCTCCGAGCTGATCGCCACCTTCAGCCGCAAGCGCCTGTTCGGCTACACCTCGATGGTCTACGCCACCTCGTGCATCGGCGTGCTGTCGTTCATCGTGTGGCTGCACCACTTCTTCACCATGGGCTCGGGCGCCAACGTCAACGCCTTCTTCGGCATCACCACGATGATCATCTCCATCCCCACCGGGGTGAAGATCTTCAACTGGCTGTTCACCATGTTCCGCGGCCGCGTGCGCATGACCGCGCCGGTGCTGTGGACGATCGGCTTCATGATCACCTTCACCATCGGCGGCATGACCGGGGTGATGCTGGCGATCCCGGCGGTGGACTTCGTGCTGCACAACAGCCTGTTCCTGATCGCGCACTTCCACAACGTGATCATCGGCGGCGTGGTGTTCGGCTACCTGGCCGGCCTGACCTACTGGTTCCCGAAGGCGTTCGGCTTCAAGCTCAACGAGACGCTGGGCAAGGCGTCCTTCTGGTGCTGGATCGTCGGCTTCTTCATCGCCTTCATGCCGCTGTACGTGCTCGGCTTCATGGGCATGACCCGGCGCATGAACAGCTACAACCACCCGGAATGGGCGCCGTGGCTGATGGTGGCCGCGGCCGGCGCGGCGATCATCGGCATCGGCATCTTCCTGAACCTGGTGCAGATCGGCTACAGCCTGTGGAAGCGCAAGGACAACCTGGACCTGACCGGCGACCCGTGGGACGGCCGCACGCTGGAATGGGCCACGTCCTCGCCGCCGCCGTTCTACAACTTCGCCGTGCTGCCGCACATCGACGACCGCGACCAGTTCTGGGAAGACAAGCTCAAGGGCAAGGGCTGGACGCGCCCGGCCAAGTACGAACCGATCCACATGCCGCGCAACACCGCGGCCGGGGTCTGGATCGGCGCCTTCAGCGTGGTGCTGGGTTTCGGCTTGATCTGGCACATCTGGTGGATGGCGATCATCGGCCTGGTCGGCATGATCGGCAGCTTCATCGCGCGCACGTTCGACGACGACGTCGATTACTGGGTCCCGGCGGAGGAAGTGGAACGCATCGAGAATGGGCGTTTCGCCCTGCTGGAGCAGCAACAGGCGGCGCATGCCGCAAAGGCGGTCTGA
- a CDS encoding ATP-dependent Clp protease proteolytic subunit, translating to MMFSDDPHPAAAAAPQAAAAFLEEKAFRARTLLLFGTITDASACQTVRHLLALDAESSAPIDMIVSSPGGHLESGDAIHDALRFICAPVNMIGSGWVGSAATHAFLGAPRERRVCLPQTRFLIHQPSGGAGGPASDIAIQASEIIKARERIARVIARETGQPLHKVQADIERDCWMSAEESVEYGLVSRIVEHRTQLGGR from the coding sequence ATGATGTTTTCCGACGATCCGCACCCCGCTGCGGCGGCCGCCCCGCAGGCGGCCGCCGCGTTCCTGGAGGAGAAGGCGTTCCGCGCGCGGACGCTGCTGCTGTTCGGCACCATCACCGATGCCAGCGCCTGCCAGACGGTACGCCATCTGCTGGCGCTGGACGCGGAGTCCAGCGCGCCGATCGACATGATCGTGTCCTCGCCCGGTGGCCATCTCGAATCCGGCGACGCCATCCACGACGCGCTGCGTTTCATCTGCGCGCCGGTCAACATGATCGGCTCGGGCTGGGTCGGCAGCGCCGCGACGCACGCGTTCCTGGGCGCGCCGCGCGAACGGCGGGTGTGCCTGCCGCAGACGCGGTTCTTGATCCATCAACCCAGCGGCGGTGCCGGCGGGCCGGCCAGCGACATCGCGATCCAGGCCAGCGAGATCATCAAGGCGCGCGAGCGCATCGCCCGGGTCATCGCCCGCGAGACCGGCCAGCCGCTGCACAAGGTGCAGGCCGACATCGAGCGCGACTGCTGGATGTCGGCGGAGGAGTCGGTCGAGTACGGGCTGGTGTCGCGCATCGTCGAACACCGCACCCAGTTGGGCGGACGTTGA